The following proteins are co-located in the Oncorhynchus gorbuscha isolate QuinsamMale2020 ecotype Even-year linkage group LG22, OgorEven_v1.0, whole genome shotgun sequence genome:
- the LOC124009985 gene encoding myocilin-like, with the protein MWLHVALGLSYLVLSSQSQDRASLRRSNDHTGRCQYTFTVDNPADASCSGTSGGPDMEVVKSRLTLLEALVSRLLGGKGAGGEGPGGGGDKTIQEAYSQAMRDKSQLQGDKEQLNRQVQGLQRRVDELSAAAETLRQRPCHQHQAAGAGLPLHELNQRPASNSLYQEMKAEVTEVPASRLIQDAGQNHTGCGELVSVGEPVLHRKADSITGKYGVWLQDPEPMASPYGNKTVWRIDTVGTDVRQLFAYEDMEQFAKGFPMKVMVLPEPVESTGATLYRGSLYYQRRRSRTLLRYDLAYESLAARLDLPHAGFHGQHPYSWGGYTDIDLAVDEQGLWAIYSTSKAKGAIVVSQLDPESLEVKRSWETNIRKNTVANSFMICGRLYTVASYTAPDTTVNHVFDTATGQGRGMAVPFKNHYRYNSMVDYNHAQRKLYAWDNFHMITYDVSLGRPSRSSQ; encoded by the exons ATGTGGCTCCATGTAGCCTTGGGTCTGTCCTACCTGGTTCTGAGCTCCCAGAGCCAGGACAGAGCCTCCCTGAGACGCTCCAATGACCACACGGGGCGCTGTCAGTACACCTTCACAGTGGACAATCCTGCAGACGCGAGCTGCTCCGGGACCAGCGGAGGACCAGATATGGAGGTGGTGAAATCTCGTCTCACCCTGCTAGAGGCCCTGGTCAGCAGGCTGCTGGGGGGcaagggagcagggggagagggtcCAGGGGGTGGGGGAGACAAGACCATCCAGGAAGCGTACTCCCAGGCCATGAGAGATAAGAGCCAGCTGCAGGGGGACAAGGAGCAGCTGAACAGGCAGGTGCAGGGGCTCCAGAGGAGGGTGGACGAACTGAGTGCAGCGGCTGAGACACTGCGACAGAGACCCTGCCACCAGCACCAAGCCGCTGGAGCAGGACTCCCACTTCACGAGCTCAACCAGAGACCAGCCAGCA acTCTCTCTATCAGGAGATGAAGGCAGAGGTGACTGAGGTCCCAGCATCACGTCTCATTCAAGACGCTGGGCAGAACCACACAG gcTGTGGTGAGCTGGTGTCTGTGGGAGAGCCCGTCCTGCACCGAAAAGCTGACAGCATCACAGGGAAGTACGGGGTGTGGCTGCAGGACCCTGAGCCCATGGCCTCTCCATACGGAAACAAGACGGTGTGGCGCATCGACACAGTGGGCACGGACGTCCGCCAGCTGTTCGCCTATGAGGACATGGAGCAGTTTGCCAAGGGCTTCCCCATGAAGGTTATGGTGCTGCCTGAGCCCGTGGAGAGCACAGGGGCCACCCTGTACCGTGGTTCCCTCTACTACCAGCGACGACGCAGCCGCACCCTGCTCCGCTACGACCTTGCCTACGAGAGCCTGGCGGCACGCCTGGACCTCCCCCACGCTGGCTTCCACGGCCAGCACCCCTACTCCTGGGGCGGCTACACAGACATCGACCTGGCGGTGGACGAGCAGGGCCTGTGGGCCATCTACAGCACCAGCAAGGCCAAGGGAGCCATCGTGGTGTCCCAGCTGGACCCTGAGAGCCTGGAGGTGAAGAGGAGCTGGGAGACCAACATCAGGAAGAACACAGTGGCTAACTCCTTCATGATTTGCGGTCGGCTCTACACGGTGGCCAGCTACACCGCCCCAGACACCACCGTCAACCACGTGTTCGACACGGCCACCGGCCAGGGCAGAGGCATGGCGGTGCCCTTTAAGAACCACTACCGCTACAACAGCATGGTGGACTACAACCATGCCCAGAGGAAGCTCTATGCCTGGGACAACTTCCACATGATCACCTACGACGTCAGCTTGGGGAGACCCAGCAGAAGCAGCCAATAA